A part of Aquaspirillum sp. LM1 genomic DNA contains:
- the prmC gene encoding peptide chain release factor N(5)-glutamine methyltransferase encodes MTTLAELTQHAGLPRLEAQLLLDAAGGGNRVTQLTWPEREASAEVSAHFAQLCARRLAGEPMAYLLGEREFFGLDLQVSPAVLIPRPDTETLVEQALLRLPASARVLDLGTGSGAVALALAHARPDADVWALDVSAAALAQAEANGQRLGLQVTWRLSDWFAAVTGERFALLVSNPPYIAADDPHLQQGDLRFEPASALTDFADGLSAIRQLAAGAPAHLLPGGWLLIEHGWQQADAVQAILHQAGFAEVASWQDLAGHQRVSGGRWPSATA; translated from the coding sequence TGGACGCCGCTGGCGGCGGCAATCGCGTCACCCAGTTAACCTGGCCGGAGCGTGAAGCCAGCGCCGAGGTATCGGCCCATTTTGCCCAGCTGTGCGCACGCCGGCTGGCGGGCGAGCCGATGGCCTATTTGCTGGGCGAGCGCGAGTTTTTTGGTCTGGATTTGCAGGTGTCGCCAGCCGTGCTGATTCCGCGCCCGGATACGGAAACGCTGGTCGAGCAGGCCTTGCTGCGCCTGCCAGCCAGCGCGCGCGTGCTGGATCTGGGCACCGGCAGCGGGGCAGTGGCGCTGGCGCTGGCGCATGCCCGGCCCGATGCCGACGTCTGGGCGCTGGATGTCTCCGCTGCGGCGCTGGCCCAGGCCGAAGCCAATGGCCAGCGCCTGGGCCTGCAGGTGACCTGGCGGCTGTCCGACTGGTTTGCCGCCGTGACCGGCGAGCGCTTTGCCCTGCTGGTGTCCAACCCACCCTATATTGCAGCGGATGACCCGCACTTGCAGCAGGGGGATTTACGCTTTGAGCCAGCCAGTGCGCTGACCGACTTTGCCGATGGCCTGAGCGCCATCCGCCAACTGGCCGCCGGTGCGCCTGCCCATCTTTTGCCAGGAGGCTGGCTGCTGATTGAACATGGCTGGCAGCAAGCTGATGCGGTGCAGGCCATCTTGCACCAGGCCGGCTTTGCCGAGGTGGCATCCTGGCAGGATCTGGCCGGCCATCAGCGGGTCAGCGGCGGGCGCTGGCCGAGTGCCACCGCCTGA